The Synechococcus sp. WH 8101 sequence TCAACCATGCCTATGGCACCAACGGCATCATCACGGCGCTGCGTCTGTCGACGGCCCCGCGGCAGGCCTGGCATGAGCTGAGCATTGATTGCGCCGATTGGGAGATGGCGGTGCATTTGGCGCAACGTTGTCAGCAGGCAGCACTGGAGTTGCATCTCTGCACGGTGCTGGAGCGTTCGATCGTCGATCAACTGCCGAGCTGGAGCGGTGCCTCAGCCGGCTGCCACCGGCTGCTGTTGCTCGTGGCTGCCGATGGCGTGTCCACGGTGGAGCGGTTGGCTGCTGCGGTGGGGGCTGTTTGCCGCCACCTCGGCCCGGAGGCGGACAATCACGGCAACGGCCTGCGGGAGCTCAGTTGGAACCACACCACCCTTCATTGCCGCAGCCTGGATCCGAGCTGGACCTATCTGCAGATGCTGCTGCCCCAGCCCGAGCTGCCCCTGCTCAACCAGCTGAGCGCCGACTGGGGGGACAACCTGTTGTGGCACCTCGAGGGTGTCCGGCAGGGTGGTGCTGCCCGCCTGGCAGCCCTGCCCCTGGTGCGCTGGCAGGGGGCTGATGCTCTTGAGCGCCTGATCGCTCAGTGCCGCGATCTGGGCGCCGTGATCTTCAACCCCCATGTGCTCACCGTGGAGGATGGCGGTCTGGGGGTGATTGACGGTGATCAGGTGGCGGCCAAGCGGCACCACGACCCCATGGGGCTGCTCAACCCAGGAAAACTCAGAGGCTGGTCAGCCTGAGCCGGCCGCTCGCCTCTGGATCAGCAGCCCAGGCTCTCGCGGGTGGAGACCCCCGTCTGCGGATGACTCCCTTCCGCATCGCGACACAAACGCCGCACGTCATCGCGATCGAGCAGGGCATCGCTGAAGTCGGCCCCTTCGATCTGTGCGCCGGCAAAACTGCTGCCTGAGGCGATCACGCCACTCAGCAGCGTGCCGCGCAGGTCAGTGCCGCTGAAGTCGGCACGGTCCATCAGGGCATCGGAGAGATCAGCGCCGTGGAAATCGGCGTCGGCGAATGCACCTTGGGTGAAGATCGCACCATGGAGGTTGGCGTCGCTGAAGTCGGCGCCGCGACCCACCGCCCCGGCAAAGGAGGTGTTACGCAGATCCTGACCATGAAAGTCGTGGTCGCTCTGGTTGGTGAGGGTGTAATCGACCCGTTCCTGAAACAGAGCCCGATCCTGCAGCCCCGTTCCCGTGCTTGTGTCGAGTGCCTGGGCGGGGCTGCTGTTCAGCGCCAGTAGGGCGAGCAGCAGTCCGGCGAGCAACCAACGTCTGGGCTGGAGGAGACGGGAGGCCATGGCGGCAGCAAGCGGCTGAATCTCACTCTGCATGCAGCAGGTCGCGTCGCAGCAGGTCGCCGAGCAGATAGAGGGACCCGGCAATCACCGGCGGGGCCTGCGGCCACCCCCTGCACTCCAGCCTGTCCAGCACGCTCAGCACGGGATCCGGCCCGCTCGTTTCGAGCAGTTGGTGGGCCAGGTCTGGGCAGAGGCGCTGCAGCGCCTCGGCGCTCCAGCTTCGGTGCTCAGGCACCGGCACGATCCAGGCCCGATCCGAGGGTTGCAACAAACTCTGCAACATCGGTTGGGCTTGCTTGTGGGCCTGGATGCCCAGGATCCAGTCGATGCCCTCACGCTCCCCAGGCCAGTGCCGCCGTTCTGCTGCGAGGCGGGCCGCCGCCGGTGGGTTGTGGGCCCCATCCAGCAGCAGCCGATGCCCTCGCCAGCGCATCGGCTGCATCCGTCCGGGCCAGCGGGCCGCGGCGAAGCCGCTGCGGATGCTGCTGGGGGAGATCGGCCAGCCCAGGGCGCCGATCCGTTCCAGCACGGCCAGGGCCACGGCGCCGTTCTCCCGTTGCCAGGCGCCTTGCAGGCCAAGCCTCCAGTCGTCCGGGAGCGGTGGCACCCAGTGCAGTGCAGCGCCCACATCGTGCACACGTTGCTCCAGCACCGCCTCCACCTCAGGGGCCTGTTGGGCGCTGATCACCGTGGTTCCGGCCTCGATCACGGCCGCTTTCTCTGCGGCCACGGCGGCGAGCGTGTCGCCGAGATGCTCGCAGTGATCCAGTCCGATCGAGGCCACGGCCACCAGCGGCCGATACGGGTGCGCGGTGGTGGCATCGAGACGACCGCCGAGGCCCGCCTCGAGCACCATCCAGTCCACGGCTTCTGCTTTGAAGTGCATCAGCGCAGCGCTGATCAGCAGCTCAAACGGCGTCAGCCGTTCGCGCTTCGCCAGCGGTTGCAGCGCGATCAGGTGGTTCTCCAACTCCTGGGAGCTGATCATCCGACCCTCCACACGGATGCGTTCACACCAATCGATCAGGTGCGGAGAGGTGGTGAGGCCGGAGCGGATGCCGGCGGCCCTGAGGCCGCTGTCGATCAAGGTGGCCACCGACCCTTTGCCGTTGGTGCCCACCACCTGAACGGCTGGAATGCTTTGGCTCGGCGATCCCAGGGCCGCAAGAGCGCGTTGGATTCTGATCAGTGACAGATCCATGCCGCGCTGCTCAAAGGGGGGCAGCAGCTCCTGCAGCGTCACGCCTGGGTGGTGCGTGCAGGCAGGGAGGCGAGGCTGGCATCGAGCCGCTGAAGCAACAGCGTGACCTCACGCCGATTGATCACCAGGGGCGGCACCATGCGCACCACTCGGGCACCGGCCGCCACCAGCAGCAGCCCCTGGTCCAGGGCCGCCCGGACCACATCCACGGCATTGACGTCCCAGTCGTCGCGTAACACCAGGCCCTGCAGCAGGCCCCAGCCCCGCACCGCTTCGAGGCGATCCGGGTAGCGCCGGATCAGGGATTCGAGGCCTTCGCGCAGCTGCTCGGCACGGGCGTTCACATGAGGCAGGAGCCGTCGGCGCTGCAGTTCCCGCGCCACGGTGAGTCCGGC is a genomic window containing:
- a CDS encoding folylpolyglutamate synthase/dihydrofolate synthase family protein; protein product: MTLQELLPPFEQRGMDLSLIRIQRALAALGSPSQSIPAVQVVGTNGKGSVATLIDSGLRAAGIRSGLTTSPHLIDWCERIRVEGRMISSQELENHLIALQPLAKRERLTPFELLISAALMHFKAEAVDWMVLEAGLGGRLDATTAHPYRPLVAVASIGLDHCEHLGDTLAAVAAEKAAVIEAGTTVISAQQAPEVEAVLEQRVHDVGAALHWVPPLPDDWRLGLQGAWQRENGAVALAVLERIGALGWPISPSSIRSGFAAARWPGRMQPMRWRGHRLLLDGAHNPPAAARLAAERRHWPGEREGIDWILGIQAHKQAQPMLQSLLQPSDRAWIVPVPEHRSWSAEALQRLCPDLAHQLLETSGPDPVLSVLDRLECRGWPQAPPVIAGSLYLLGDLLRRDLLHAE
- a CDS encoding FAD-binding oxidoreductase, producing MTQGSAALQALQAELTSLPQLSLLLGEADVLRFSRDAYDYSPVLRERLTHCRAGLVVRPESVAAVCAVAAACARHGVPLTLRGAGTGNYGQCVPLQGGVVMLMGALAAVRSIDPHSGVVEVESGCLLRDLDQAVASHHRQLRLLPSTWRTATIGGFIAGGSGGIGSVRWGFLRDPGHLLGVEVVTLEPEPRLLQLDAADAEALNHAYGTNGIITALRLSTAPRQAWHELSIDCADWEMAVHLAQRCQQAALELHLCTVLERSIVDQLPSWSGASAGCHRLLLLVAADGVSTVERLAAAVGAVCRHLGPEADNHGNGLRELSWNHTTLHCRSLDPSWTYLQMLLPQPELPLLNQLSADWGDNLLWHLEGVRQGGAARLAALPLVRWQGADALERLIAQCRDLGAVIFNPHVLTVEDGGLGVIDGDQVAAKRHHDPMGLLNPGKLRGWSA
- a CDS encoding pentapeptide repeat-containing protein, with translation MASRLLQPRRWLLAGLLLALLALNSSPAQALDTSTGTGLQDRALFQERVDYTLTNQSDHDFHGQDLRNTSFAGAVGRGADFSDANLHGAIFTQGAFADADFHGADLSDALMDRADFSGTDLRGTLLSGVIASGSSFAGAQIEGADFSDALLDRDDVRRLCRDAEGSHPQTGVSTRESLGC